The region GATATGGTCGGCGGCGGGGTATTTGGTCTGCAGCCTGGACAGTGGACGGACGACACCTCGATGGCGCTCTGTCTGGCGGAGAGCCTGCTGACGGTGCAGGCCTTCGATCCGGCGGACCAGATGCAGCGGTATGTGAAGTGGTACCGCGAGGGAGCGCTGAGCAGCACAGGCCGGTGCTTTGACATCGGCAACGCAACGCGCGAAGCGCTGCACCGGTATGAAGCCAGCGGGGAGGCGTACAGCGGGTCAGAGGACCCGTTCTCTGCCGGGAACGGGTCGATTATGCGGTTGGCTCCGGTAGTAATGTACTACGCGGAGCAGCCCGCTGAAGCGATCCGCTATGCGGGAATGAGCTCAAGAACGACGCACGGGGCCGCCGAGTGTCTGGCTGCCTGTCGTCTGCTTGCGGCGTACATCCTTGCGGGGCTGCATGGCCGGAGCAAGCAGGAGCTGCTGGCGCCGGATGCTTTTGGCGAATGGCTGGATGAAGATACGCTGACGCCGCATATGCTGAACATCCAGCAAGGCTCCTATAAGCTGAAGGAGCCGCCGCAGATTCAGGGCTCGGGCTATGTCGTGGAGTCGCTGGAAGCCGCGCTGTGGGCATTCCATAAGTCGGACAGCTTCGTAGAAGGCGCGCTGCTCGCCGTGAATCTCGGCAATGACGCCGACACCACCGGTGCTATCTACGGCCAGATCGCCGGAGCCTACTACGGGCTCAGCGGCATTCCTGCCGAATGGAGCCGCAAGCTGGCGCTGCGCGGGCTGATCAGCGACTACGCGGGGCGGCTGTTTACGGAGCGGGTGAAGTAACAGTAAGCGGGAATAAACGGTATGAGATAGGCTGGGTGCTTGTGTTGAGCGCTCAGCCTATTTTTTGTGCAGAGCATCTGTACAACTAAATTTGCCTGAATGGTTGAGAACCGAGGGATAGAGGTGTTTTAGATGTACGAAATACAACTAAACCGCCATTCGATGGTACATCAGAGGATACAGTTGTACAGAATGCACCCACCGCCGAATTCTAGGCTTGAATGGAAAGCCGCTGATTGTATTTCCTGCAATAGAAAACTCATATTTGACCATGAAATGAGATTCTATTGTATTTCGTACAGTGGAATGTGGCATTTTGGGCGAAAGGTGGTCTTTATTCAAAATTCAATTGTACCGAATACAATAGATTCTATCTCGAAGCTCTTTTTACAGCATTCCGTTGTACAAAATACAGTTACTAACGTTCCAGCGTCAACAGCATCCATATAATTGTTGCGGGAGTGAGGCGCTAGTTACTTTTTTCGGAACAAGGCCGTCCACAGAAAATCTTCACCAAAGAGGTTCTCACTTTGCTCCGTCTGGCGCATCCGCCGGAACCTGATATTCTCGAAACTGCCGAAGAATGTCTTGAGCTGTTCCTCCGTGAACCCTAATCCGCCTCTCATCCGCCGCTGACGGTAGACCTCCCAATCGGTGATCTCTGCACCCATGGAGCCTGCTGCGAAGCAGGTTAAGCCGAAATACCCGCCTGGCTTCAGCGTATGATTGAGCAGCTCCAGATAAGTGGCTCTGCGGTGGGGATAGATGTGATGGAAGCATCCGCTGTCATAGATGAGGTCGCAACTCTCAGATGCAAGATCCAGATCAAAGATATTCCCGCAATGAAAATTCACCTCAACCCGATGTGCCGCCGCACGCTCCAATCCCCAATCAATCGCTGTCTGAGAGATATCCACAGCATCCAATTTACAGCCCTGCTGGGCCATATAGACCGCATTTCTGCCGCCCCCGCAGCCTAGCTCAAGCACCCGACCCGGTACTATATCCCCTTCGCTGAAGTATTCCACCAGATTCTCATCGGGACAATCCCGAAAAAAAGGAATGCTCTTCTCCTTATCCGCATAGAATCCATCCCACCACTCCCCCTCCTCCCGGAAAAAAGAGTCGAGCATTCTCAACGTGTCCTCATGGCTATAAATCGTTTCATCTTTCATTCTTTTCAAGGTCTCCTTTCCAGTCAGCTTGCGGCAACCCAAATGTACACTATGAGACAATCCAGGCAGTAGCTCTCCTAAGTTATGTTACATTATTCCGCGAATAGAGTCTGTGCGGTAAATTCAATAGCACCTAAAAAAAGCACACCTCCAGGTTGAACAGAAAGGCGGAAAACTTGAAGTTTTTTAGGAAATCTCCGGTGGCGGATGGCAAAGTGCGCGCGCTAAGATGAAAGCACAGCAGCCCGGCACCTACGCCGGGTTAAGCCACTAAGAGCATTATTCAGACGGAGGTTATCGCATGAGCATGGAACAAGCCGGTTCACTTAGAGGCATCGCCAATATGGAGCGTTTTGATCTCCTGCCGCTGCTGCGGGACGGCGTGCAGGTGCATTATGAGGGAAGCATCGACAAGCAGGGCTTTAATGCCGACTGGGATTGGTGGCTGTACCGGGAAGGGGAGGAGTGGGTTATTTTTGACTGTGACGGCCCGGGGTGCATTTACAATTTGGTGCAGCACAGATATCCTGACAGCCCGGAGCCGACGTTCCGTTTCTACTTCGATCATGAGCGGGAGCCGCGATTCGTAATCAAGCCGTCAGAGTTCGGCAGCAGAGCGCCGTTCCTGAAGCCGCTGGCAGACGCCTACCTGGGACCGGAGGACGGAGGGCGGGGACCGATCCGGGTTGTGCGCAGCTTCGTGCCGATGCCGTTTGCCGGGGCATGCAGAATTACCTCGGATATCCGGCTGAAGGGGGCGGGGAAGGGTGACGGGGGCTGGGGTCATGTCGTCTATCACACCTACAGCTCGGCGGAAGACATCGTAACCTTCACGGGAAAAGAAGACTACAGCCGGCTGACCGCCATGTGGAGCACGGCCGGACAAGATCCAAAGCCGGACGCCGGCAGTGAATCCCGGCTGCACCAGGGGCTTGTG is a window of Paenibacillus sp. FSL H3-0469 DNA encoding:
- a CDS encoding ADP-ribosylglycohydrolase family protein, whose protein sequence is MTVTMDRYQGCLQGLATGDALGTTVEFQAPGTFKPMTDMVGGGVFGLQPGQWTDDTSMALCLAESLLTVQAFDPADQMQRYVKWYREGALSSTGRCFDIGNATREALHRYEASGEAYSGSEDPFSAGNGSIMRLAPVVMYYAEQPAEAIRYAGMSSRTTHGAAECLAACRLLAAYILAGLHGRSKQELLAPDAFGEWLDEDTLTPHMLNIQQGSYKLKEPPQIQGSGYVVESLEAALWAFHKSDSFVEGALLAVNLGNDADTTGAIYGQIAGAYYGLSGIPAEWSRKLALRGLISDYAGRLFTERVK
- a CDS encoding class I SAM-dependent methyltransferase, with protein sequence MKDETIYSHEDTLRMLDSFFREEGEWWDGFYADKEKSIPFFRDCPDENLVEYFSEGDIVPGRVLELGCGGGRNAVYMAQQGCKLDAVDISQTAIDWGLERAAAHRVEVNFHCGNIFDLDLASESCDLIYDSGCFHHIYPHRRATYLELLNHTLKPGGYFGLTCFAAGSMGAEITDWEVYRQRRMRGGLGFTEEQLKTFFGSFENIRFRRMRQTEQSENLFGEDFLWTALFRKK